One Ictalurus furcatus strain D&B chromosome 25, Billie_1.0, whole genome shotgun sequence DNA window includes the following coding sequences:
- the nek2 gene encoding serine/threonine-protein kinase Nek2 — protein sequence MPSRTEDYEVLSTIGSGSYGKCQKIRRKSDGKILVWKELDYGTMAEVEKQMLVSEVNLLRELRHPNIVRYYDRIIDRTNATLYIVMEFCEGGDLATLITKCIKERRYLEEEFILRVMAQLSLALKECHGRNDGGSTVLHRDLKPANIFLDARQNIKLGDFGLARILKHDTSFAKTFVGTPYYMSPEQMNHMSYNEKSDIWSLGCLLYELCALSPPFTAYNQEELTEKINVGKFRRIPYRYSDELNTLLCRMLHLKDYLRPSVESILQSSLISAYVTREQKKAQAKQQRGSSEPEQPKLEELKLKEQALRQREQDLKEREERLEQKEQELCIRERLTNEKLARAESLMKVYNGMRQQRAQTPLFTEDRDKSKDTSPGKKKVHFAGDSKENMWPEMRVSFRSQERVLVKKLQAVNIGQVERNYPLKCRPMQGIR from the exons ATGCCGTCCCGCACGGAGGATTACGAAGTTCTCAGCACCATAGGCTCCGGCTCGTACGGAAAATGCCAGAAAATTCGGAGAAAATCCGACGGAAAG aTCCTGGTGTGGAAGGAGCTGGATTACGGCACCATGGCCGAGGTGGAGAAGCAGATGTTGGTGTCGGAAGTGAACCTGCTGCGGGAGCTGAGACACCCTAACATCGTCAGGTACTACGACCGCATCATCGACCGCACCAACGCCACTCTGTATATCGTGATGGAGTTCTGCGAGGGTGGAGACCTGGCCACACTCATAACCAAGTGCATTAAAGAGAG GAGATATCTGGAGGAGGAGTTCATCCTGCGCGTCATGGCTCAGCTGTCTCTGGCGCTAAAGGAGTGTCATGGCCGAAATGATGGAGGCAGCACTGTCCTTCATCGTGATCTGAAACCTGCTAACATCTTCCTCGATGCCAGGCAGAACATAAAACTTGGAGATTTTGGCCTGGCACGGATACTCAAACACGACACAAGCTTTGCTAAAACCTTTGTGGGAACTCCGTATTACATGTCACCG GaacaaatgaatcacatgtcCTACAACGAAAAGTCCGACATCTGGTCATTAGGATGTTTGCTGTATGAGCTCTGTGCTTTGTC ACCCCCTTTCACAGCCTATAACCAGGAGGAACTGACTGAGAAGATCAATGTGGGGAAGTTCAGGAGGATTCCGTACCGATACTCGGATGAGCTGAACACGCTGCTGTGCAGGATGCTGCATCTAAAA GATTACCTGCGTCCCTCGGTGGAGTCGATCCTCCAGAGCTCATTAATCTCCGCCTACGTGACTCGGGAGCAGAAGAAGGCTCAGGCGAAGCAGCAGCGGGGGTCATCGGAGCCGGAGCAGCCTAAACTGGAGGAACTGAAGCTGAAGGAGCAGGCGTTACGCCAGCGTGAGCAGGACCTCAAGGAGCGAGAAGAGAGGCTGGAGC AGAAGGAGCAGGAACTGTGCATCAGAGAGAGACTAACAAACGAGAAGCTGGCCAG AGCAGAGAGTTTGATGAAGGTGTATAATGGGATGAGGCAGCAGAGGGCGCAGACTCCACTGTTTACAGAAGACCGAG ATAAGAGCAAGGACACCTCACCCGGAAAGAAGAAAGTCCATTTTGCAGGCGACAGCAAAGAGAACATGTGGCCTGAGATGAGAGTCAGCTTCAGATCTCAGGAGCGTGTGCTCGTCAAGAAACTGCAGGCGGTTAATATAGGACAAGTGGAAAGGAATTATCCACTGAAGTGCAGGCCTATGCAGGGTATTCGCTAA